From Streptomyces sp. GSL17-111, one genomic window encodes:
- a CDS encoding response regulator transcription factor, whose translation MEHTNTAQSQGGAGAAATPGAQRRILVVEDDPTIVEAIAARLRAEGFAVQTAADGPAAVSTAESWNPELLVLDVMLPGYDGLEVCRRVQARRPVPVLMLTARDDETDMLVGLGVGADDYMTKPFSMRELAARVHVLLRRVERATQAAAVPPAGSLRLGELEIDHAQRRVRVTGQDVHLTPTEFDLLVCLANSPRAVLSREQLLAEVWDWSDASGTRTVDSHIKALRRKIGAERIRTVHGVGYALESPAPAGDGA comes from the coding sequence ATGGAGCACACGAACACGGCGCAGTCCCAGGGCGGCGCGGGCGCGGCGGCCACCCCCGGCGCGCAGCGGCGCATCCTGGTCGTCGAGGACGATCCGACGATCGTCGAGGCGATCGCCGCGCGGCTGCGCGCGGAGGGTTTCGCCGTGCAGACCGCCGCCGACGGACCGGCCGCGGTGTCGACCGCCGAGAGCTGGAACCCGGAGCTGCTGGTCCTGGACGTCATGCTCCCCGGCTACGACGGGCTGGAGGTGTGCCGCCGCGTGCAGGCGCGGCGCCCGGTGCCGGTACTCATGCTGACCGCCCGCGACGACGAGACGGACATGCTCGTGGGCCTCGGCGTCGGCGCGGACGACTACATGACGAAACCGTTCTCCATGCGGGAGCTGGCCGCCCGCGTGCACGTCCTGCTGCGCCGCGTGGAGCGGGCGACGCAGGCGGCGGCCGTCCCCCCGGCGGGCTCGCTGCGCCTGGGCGAGCTGGAGATCGACCACGCACAGCGGCGTGTGCGGGTCACCGGCCAGGACGTGCACCTGACCCCCACCGAGTTCGACCTCCTGGTGTGCCTGGCCAACTCGCCGCGCGCGGTCCTCTCCCGCGAGCAGCTCCTGGCGGAGGTGTGGGACTGGTCCGACGCCTCGGGCACCCGCACCGTCGACAGCCACATCAAGGCGCTGCGCCGCAAGATCGGTGCCGAGCGCATCCGGACCGTGCACGGCGTCGGCTACGCGCTGGAGTCCCCCGCGCCGGCCGGCGACGGCGCCTGA
- a CDS encoding nitrate- and nitrite sensing domain-containing protein has product MQRLRGGRRQRQDAPQEAPGRRARVRNRLLASVALCTIAVAAAGVPSIVTGTSEVAEAQELVDRAETARRAVSLAHAVADERDDTVRALAERGADSAPDVPEADVPGAVAPDPGVPDPGVPGAATGGTGVPDAAQSGGTGVPDPGTVGGTGTPGDTGTSGATGTGTSGAASTVNHSVRHSGAVSAGDEETDEASRSRVDRKVAELRAQLPSDVRALLDRLPELRQEAEAADGGAKDAQAAHSGYTDIVLALGGVAEAAARELPARAGDDTAAALPHLGRAVAQASATRGLLLGVLTEQDGDSRLASAAQAARVREQSALADFERLAPDRTRETFGSTVNGTDVTTAEAYLDELADRPELTDEELDVSPERVASALTTRIDRMRGVHSALAGAEVARLEQLRDDDVTALQLRIALLGAAVLLAAGVSISTARSMARPLAAVRRGSMRVAADPVAEEPVRYTGRNDEFADVVRAVNTLRDAAAGLTERARTAEETTAGGDAERDRLGAECTRLRSEKEALRAEQEALRDERDALRAAEETLRAELTGRDGAVHGTFVQLALRSLGLVERQLALIESMEEKEHEPERLKTLFTLDHMATRMRRHGENLLLLAGSEHAAGHQPQPVPLLDVLRASVSEIERYERVELTSLPPHAQVSGFAADDVSHLVAELLDNATAFSPPDARVELSGWLLENGEVMLSVQDEGIGMAADRLVELNERLGEPGDRRPPEPDGHGAGGLGLGLYVVARLAARHGIRVQLRPQRQGGITAVAVLPRALLPDRPAPGVPGAAPAVETTTGMPGSVAEANSNTLPPRPGRRLAARRLPDPAPEHPDADSAPDAEPPAPAAEQHEAAPGQDEPVADAAGPADAAGPADPEHAADPIASAPPSAAVRLPAQPAEPDEHARAVDESQPSREESGEQPAGRRLTDKGLPKRTPHLTSPAPRSGATGGPDRSGVTADELRKRLGGFQSGARQGLREAAARIAADEPSADRTGGEPAAGPNPSDDRPAADDMGGTEEARQ; this is encoded by the coding sequence ATGCAGCGACTTCGAGGCGGCCGCCGTCAGCGGCAGGACGCCCCCCAGGAGGCACCCGGCCGCCGCGCCCGGGTCCGTAACCGGCTGCTCGCCTCGGTGGCCCTGTGCACGATCGCCGTCGCGGCGGCCGGCGTCCCCAGCATCGTCACCGGAACGTCCGAGGTGGCGGAGGCGCAGGAGCTCGTCGACCGGGCCGAGACGGCCCGCCGGGCGGTCTCCCTCGCCCACGCCGTGGCCGACGAGCGGGACGACACCGTCCGGGCGCTGGCCGAACGCGGCGCCGACAGCGCACCGGACGTCCCCGAGGCCGACGTCCCCGGCGCGGTGGCACCGGACCCGGGCGTACCCGACCCGGGTGTACCCGGCGCCGCGACGGGCGGCACCGGCGTCCCCGACGCCGCTCAGTCCGGCGGTACGGGCGTCCCCGACCCGGGCACCGTCGGTGGCACGGGCACCCCCGGCGACACCGGTACCTCCGGCGCGACGGGAACCGGGACGTCCGGGGCCGCGTCCACCGTCAACCACAGCGTCCGCCACTCCGGTGCCGTCTCGGCCGGGGACGAGGAGACCGACGAGGCGTCCCGCTCCCGGGTGGACCGGAAGGTCGCCGAGCTGCGCGCACAACTCCCCAGCGACGTGCGGGCCCTGCTGGACCGTCTGCCCGAGCTGCGGCAGGAGGCCGAGGCCGCCGACGGCGGGGCGAAGGACGCGCAGGCGGCCCACTCGGGCTACACCGACATCGTGCTCGCCCTCGGGGGCGTGGCCGAGGCCGCCGCCCGGGAGCTGCCCGCCCGTGCCGGTGACGACACCGCCGCCGCCCTGCCCCACCTCGGACGGGCCGTCGCCCAGGCGTCGGCCACCCGGGGCCTGCTGCTGGGCGTCCTCACCGAGCAGGACGGCGACAGCCGCCTCGCCTCGGCCGCCCAGGCGGCCCGCGTCCGCGAGCAGAGCGCCCTCGCCGACTTCGAGCGGCTGGCCCCGGACCGCACCCGGGAGACGTTCGGCAGCACCGTCAACGGCACCGACGTCACCACGGCCGAGGCCTACCTCGACGAACTCGCCGACCGCCCCGAGCTGACCGACGAGGAGCTGGACGTCAGCCCGGAGCGCGTCGCCTCCGCCCTCACCACCCGCATCGACCGGATGCGGGGCGTCCACTCCGCCCTGGCCGGCGCCGAGGTGGCCCGGCTCGAACAGCTCCGGGACGACGACGTCACCGCGCTCCAGCTCCGCATCGCCCTGCTCGGCGCGGCGGTGCTGCTGGCGGCGGGCGTGAGCATCAGCACCGCCCGGTCCATGGCCCGACCGCTCGCCGCCGTGCGCCGGGGCAGCATGCGGGTGGCCGCCGATCCGGTCGCCGAGGAACCGGTGCGGTACACCGGCCGCAACGACGAGTTCGCCGACGTCGTGCGCGCCGTCAACACCCTGCGTGACGCGGCGGCCGGGCTGACCGAACGGGCCCGCACCGCCGAGGAGACGACGGCCGGGGGCGATGCCGAGCGGGACCGCCTGGGCGCCGAGTGCACACGGCTGCGGTCCGAGAAGGAGGCCCTGCGGGCCGAGCAGGAGGCCCTGCGGGACGAACGGGACGCCCTGCGGGCCGCAGAGGAGACCCTGCGGGCCGAGCTGACCGGCCGGGACGGCGCCGTGCACGGCACCTTCGTCCAGCTCGCGCTGCGCAGCCTCGGCCTGGTCGAGCGCCAGCTCGCACTCATCGAGTCCATGGAGGAGAAGGAGCACGAGCCGGAGCGCCTGAAGACCCTCTTCACGCTGGACCACATGGCCACGCGGATGCGGCGGCACGGCGAGAACCTCCTGCTGCTCGCCGGCTCCGAGCACGCGGCCGGACACCAGCCGCAGCCCGTCCCCCTGCTGGACGTCCTGCGGGCCTCGGTCAGCGAGATCGAGCGCTACGAGCGCGTCGAGCTGACCTCCCTGCCGCCGCACGCCCAGGTATCCGGGTTCGCCGCGGACGACGTCAGCCACCTCGTCGCCGAACTCCTCGACAACGCCACCGCGTTCTCGCCGCCGGACGCCCGGGTCGAGCTCTCCGGCTGGTTGCTGGAGAACGGCGAGGTCATGCTCTCCGTCCAGGACGAGGGCATCGGCATGGCCGCCGACCGTCTGGTGGAGCTGAACGAGCGGCTGGGGGAGCCGGGGGACCGTCGTCCGCCCGAGCCGGACGGGCACGGGGCCGGGGGCCTCGGCCTCGGGCTCTACGTCGTCGCCCGACTCGCGGCCCGACACGGGATCCGGGTGCAGTTGCGGCCCCAGCGCCAGGGCGGCATCACCGCCGTGGCCGTGCTGCCGCGCGCCCTCCTGCCCGACCGCCCCGCGCCCGGCGTTCCGGGCGCCGCGCCGGCGGTGGAGACGACGACCGGGATGCCGGGCTCGGTGGCGGAGGCCAACTCCAACACGCTGCCCCCGCGCCCCGGACGCCGGCTCGCCGCCCGACGGCTGCCCGATCCCGCTCCGGAGCACCCCGACGCCGACTCCGCTCCGGACGCCGAACCGCCCGCCCCCGCCGCCGAGCAGCACGAGGCGGCCCCCGGGCAGGACGAGCCCGTCGCGGACGCCGCCGGCCCTGCGGACGCCGCCGGCCCCGCCGACCCTGAGCACGCCGCCGACCCCATCGCGTCCGCGCCGCCGTCCGCCGCGGTGCGGCTGCCCGCGCAGCCCGCCGAGCCGGACGAGCACGCCCGCGCCGTCGACGAGTCGCAGCCGTCCCGCGAGGAGAGCGGTGAGCAGCCCGCCGGGCGTCGGCTCACCGACAAGGGGTTGCCCAAGCGCACCCCGCACCTCACCAGTCCCGCCCCCCGGTCCGGTGCCACTGGCGGCCCGGACCGCAGCGGGGTGACCGCCGACGAGCTGCGCAAGCGGCTCGGCGGCTTCCAGAGCGGGGCCCGCCAGGGCCTGCGCGAGGCGGCGGCGCGGATCGCCGCCGACGAACCGTCCGCCGACCGGACCGGAGGGGAACCGGCCGCCGGGCCGAACCCGTCCGACGACCGGCCGGCGGCGGACGACATGGGTGGCACCGAGGAGGCACGTCAGTGA
- a CDS encoding MarR family winged helix-turn-helix transcriptional regulator produces the protein MDDEGSAPEVLDLERELSVLLRRARASSGEMARELHPDLEPAAYGIMLRLDETGAQRATALAAYFGVGKGTMSRQLTALERLGLLARSPDPADGRAFLVELTPEGRRSFARVRGVRRERYLRRLAGWERADIAELARLLHRLNAPQEPHA, from the coding sequence GTGGACGACGAGGGGTCCGCCCCCGAGGTGCTCGACCTCGAACGCGAACTGTCGGTGCTCCTGCGCCGGGCGCGCGCCTCCTCGGGGGAGATGGCCCGCGAGCTCCACCCCGACCTGGAACCGGCGGCCTACGGGATCATGCTGCGACTCGACGAGACGGGAGCGCAGCGCGCCACCGCGCTCGCCGCCTACTTCGGCGTCGGCAAGGGGACCATGAGCCGTCAGCTCACCGCCCTGGAGCGGCTGGGGCTGCTCGCCCGCAGCCCCGACCCGGCCGACGGCCGGGCCTTCCTGGTCGAGCTGACGCCCGAGGGGCGGCGCAGTTTCGCCCGGGTGCGCGGGGTGCGGCGCGAGCGGTACCTGCGCCGGCTCGCCGGGTGGGAGCGTGCGGACATCGCCGAGCTGGCCCGTCTCCTGCACCGGCTGAACGCTCCGCAGGAGCCGCACGCCTGA
- a CDS encoding sensor histidine kinase, with translation MSGYRPTAGPSGCRARAERPSLKARTWAALRHVDPFRSVKGALGWLVSVSVGITTFLIVVALNVAIELRVIVILAVIASLLITQFVAQRLAAPLDELTDAARAMARGDYARRVQFDRRDELGELGATFNVMAADLEAADRHRKELVANVSHELRTPIAALRAVLENVVDGVSRPDPETMMTALRQTERLGGLVEQLLDLSRLDHGVLPLQARRFEVWPYLANVLKEANMSKRQGHARTDVHLHLDVSPPELTAHADSERLHQVVTNLIDNAVKHSPAHGRVTVSARPGRQPQGLELEVQDEGPGIPEPDRERVFERFGRSASADSGDGGTGLGLAIARWAVNLHGGRIRVAESPRGCRMVVTLPGLGRLPE, from the coding sequence GTGAGCGGCTACCGGCCGACGGCCGGCCCCTCCGGATGCCGGGCCCGGGCCGAGCGGCCGTCCCTCAAGGCCAGGACCTGGGCCGCACTGCGCCACGTGGACCCGTTCCGGTCCGTGAAGGGCGCGCTCGGCTGGCTGGTCAGCGTCTCGGTCGGCATCACGACGTTCCTCATCGTGGTCGCGCTCAACGTGGCGATCGAGCTGCGCGTCATCGTCATCCTCGCGGTGATCGCCTCGCTGCTGATCACGCAGTTCGTCGCGCAGCGCCTCGCGGCCCCGCTCGACGAGCTGACGGACGCGGCGCGCGCGATGGCCCGGGGCGACTACGCCCGCCGCGTCCAGTTCGACCGGCGGGACGAGCTGGGGGAGCTGGGTGCCACCTTCAACGTGATGGCGGCCGATCTGGAGGCGGCGGACCGGCACCGCAAGGAGCTCGTGGCGAACGTGTCGCACGAGCTGCGCACCCCCATCGCGGCCCTGCGCGCGGTGCTGGAGAACGTCGTGGACGGCGTGTCGCGGCCCGACCCGGAGACGATGATGACGGCCCTGCGGCAGACCGAGCGGCTCGGTGGCCTGGTCGAGCAGCTGCTCGACCTCTCCCGGCTCGACCACGGCGTCCTGCCGCTGCAGGCGCGACGCTTCGAGGTGTGGCCTTACCTGGCGAACGTGCTGAAGGAGGCCAACATGAGCAAGCGCCAGGGCCACGCGCGCACGGACGTGCACCTGCACCTGGACGTCTCCCCGCCGGAGCTGACCGCGCACGCGGACTCCGAGCGGCTGCACCAGGTGGTCACCAACCTCATCGACAACGCCGTCAAGCACAGCCCGGCGCACGGCCGCGTCACCGTCTCGGCCCGGCCCGGGCGGCAGCCGCAGGGGCTGGAGCTGGAGGTGCAGGACGAGGGACCGGGCATCCCCGAGCCGGACCGGGAGCGGGTCTTCGAGCGGTTCGGGCGGTCGGCGAGCGCCGACTCGGGGGACGGCGGCACCGGGCTCGGCCTGGCCATCGCCCGCTGGGCGGTGAACCTGCACGGGGGCCGGATCAGGGTCGCGGAGTCCCCCCGGGGCTGCCGCATGGTCGTCACTCTTCCGGGTCTCGGTCGGCTGCCGGAGTGA
- a CDS encoding DUF742 domain-containing protein yields the protein MTAHPALPVRGADRKPARVRPYSLTGGRTRFGHVLLVETYVAAIEAPEPLRELPGLSREGLRDRVMPEMRAIIELCRRMRTVAEIAALLSMPLGVVRVLLSDLADQGRIRVYGTGRESAGRPDRALLERVLGGLRRL from the coding sequence GTGACCGCGCACCCCGCCCTGCCCGTGCGGGGCGCCGACCGCAAACCCGCCCGGGTCCGCCCCTACTCGCTCACCGGCGGCCGCACGCGCTTCGGCCACGTCCTGCTGGTCGAGACGTACGTCGCCGCCATCGAGGCGCCCGAGCCGCTGCGCGAACTCCCCGGCCTGAGCCGCGAGGGCCTGCGCGACCGGGTGATGCCGGAGATGCGCGCGATCATCGAGCTGTGCCGCCGCATGCGCACGGTCGCGGAGATCGCCGCCCTGCTGAGCATGCCCCTGGGGGTGGTGCGGGTCCTGCTGAGCGACCTGGCGGACCAGGGCCGCATCCGTGTTTACGGAACCGGCCGCGAGAGCGCCGGACGTCCCGACCGCGCACTACTGGAAAGGGTGTTGGGTGGACTACGCCGACTCTGA
- a CDS encoding roadblock/LC7 domain-containing protein, producing the protein MNASTTADTRRSEADNLRWLLANLVEEVPGIRSVAVVSSDGLLLLSSDPTQSGAGPDGAQVVAGPRGSSADLATIVSGLGSLTTGAAGLMDGGGVTQTMVAMEGGALFVMSISDGSLLGVYATPDCDMNVIGYHMALFVGRAGHVLTPELRTELRKTMELDQ; encoded by the coding sequence GTGAACGCGTCCACCACCGCGGACACACGCCGCAGCGAAGCCGACAACCTGCGCTGGTTGCTGGCCAATCTGGTCGAGGAGGTCCCCGGCATCCGTTCGGTCGCCGTGGTCTCCTCCGACGGACTGCTCCTGCTGTCCTCCGATCCCACGCAGTCCGGCGCCGGGCCGGACGGCGCGCAGGTCGTCGCGGGGCCCAGAGGATCGAGCGCGGACCTGGCCACGATCGTGTCCGGTCTGGGCTCGCTCACCACGGGGGCGGCCGGTCTGATGGACGGCGGCGGGGTCACGCAGACCATGGTCGCCATGGAGGGCGGTGCGCTGTTCGTCATGTCCATCAGCGACGGCTCCCTGCTCGGCGTGTACGCGACCCCCGACTGCGACATGAACGTCATCGGCTACCACATGGCGCTGTTCGTGGGCCGGGCCGGGCACGTCCTCACCCCCGAACTCCGCACCGAGTTGCGCAAGACGATGGAGCTGGACCAGTGA
- a CDS encoding GTP-binding protein, giving the protein MAGPAPLAPVQPAETLHDWQSDTSRAPIATKIVVAGGFGVGKTTFVGAVSEIEPLTTEAVMTQASEATDDLAATPEKTTTTVAMDFGRITLDADLVLYLFGTPGQQRFWFMWDDLVRGAIGAVVMADTRRLDDCFPALDYFESCGIPYVVAVNHFEGTQRYDVEDVREALSVPDQVPVVVIDARRTDSVVDALMALVGHAVALTPV; this is encoded by the coding sequence CTGGCCGGTCCCGCGCCCCTGGCCCCCGTGCAGCCGGCGGAGACGCTCCACGACTGGCAGAGCGACACCTCGCGGGCGCCGATCGCGACGAAGATCGTCGTCGCCGGTGGTTTCGGCGTGGGCAAGACGACCTTCGTCGGCGCGGTCTCCGAGATCGAGCCGCTCACCACCGAGGCGGTGATGACGCAGGCCAGCGAGGCGACCGACGACCTCGCCGCCACCCCCGAGAAGACGACGACCACCGTCGCCATGGACTTCGGGCGCATCACCCTCGACGCCGACCTGGTGCTGTACCTGTTCGGCACCCCCGGCCAGCAGCGGTTCTGGTTCATGTGGGACGACCTCGTCCGGGGCGCCATCGGCGCGGTGGTCATGGCCGACACCCGTCGGCTGGACGACTGCTTCCCGGCCCTCGACTACTTCGAGAGCTGCGGCATCCCCTATGTCGTGGCCGTCAACCACTTCGAGGGGACGCAGCGCTACGACGTCGAGGACGTGCGCGAGGCGCTGTCCGTCCCCGACCAGGTGCCCGTCGTCGTCATCGACGCGCGGCGCACCGACAGCGTCG
- a CDS encoding rhomboid-like protein has protein sequence MRTTARTARTRPTERDTGTAGGTSRARSGEDRPRGEGSTQARGAADARRGARSGRAESGRGTPPQPPHLPPHRHLARLLPDPKGTPFTFCYLLLLVATTLLTEFGDPEVVGRWLAGSSTDVQNLSKEPLFVLVASAMFYNGPLLAPVAFGFVFALTGLERRVGGWRTAAVFVAGHVLATLATQLTVAAAVALDHLPESSLSRLDYGISCGVLACAGALAGVLRVVWARWLLLGALATLVVSDLVTLKDPVTDWSHLLALLTGIALWLPLRRYQRQGSAAHPHPA, from the coding sequence ATGCGGACCACAGCACGAACGGCACGCACCCGGCCCACCGAGCGCGACACCGGCACGGCCGGCGGGACGTCCCGGGCGCGGTCCGGCGAGGACCGGCCGCGCGGCGAGGGGAGCACGCAAGCGCGCGGCGCGGCGGACGCCCGGCGGGGCGCCCGCTCCGGTCGTGCGGAGTCGGGGCGGGGCACACCGCCCCAGCCGCCCCACCTGCCGCCGCACCGCCACCTGGCCCGGCTGCTGCCCGACCCCAAGGGCACTCCGTTCACGTTCTGCTACCTGCTGCTCCTGGTCGCGACCACCCTGCTGACGGAGTTCGGTGATCCGGAGGTCGTCGGGCGCTGGCTGGCCGGCTCCAGCACGGACGTGCAGAACCTGTCCAAGGAGCCGCTCTTCGTCCTCGTGGCGAGCGCGATGTTCTACAACGGGCCGCTGCTGGCCCCCGTCGCCTTCGGCTTCGTCTTCGCGCTGACCGGCCTGGAGCGCCGGGTCGGGGGCTGGCGCACGGCGGCGGTGTTCGTCGCCGGGCACGTCCTCGCGACGCTCGCGACCCAGCTCACCGTCGCGGCGGCCGTCGCCCTCGACCACCTGCCGGAGTCCTCGCTGAGCCGGCTGGACTACGGCATCAGCTGCGGTGTGCTGGCCTGCGCCGGCGCGCTCGCGGGTGTGCTGCGCGTGGTGTGGGCGCGCTGGCTCCTGCTGGGCGCCCTCGCCACGCTGGTCGTGTCCGACCTCGTCACCCTCAAGGACCCGGTGACGGACTGGAGCCACCTGCTGGCCCTGCTGACCGGCATCGCGCTCTGGCTGCCCCTGCGCCGCTACCAGCGCCAGGGCTCCGCCGCCCACCCCCACCCCGCCTGA